In Ostrea edulis chromosome 6, xbOstEdul1.1, whole genome shotgun sequence, a single window of DNA contains:
- the LOC125647006 gene encoding uncharacterized protein LOC125647006: MGLITTCYLQQAVGNLLDNLEAGKPNLDSAIQNVRDIFALSTKTLDQMARTGSFHHMIRRRATMYDTGLSDLKEYANTIVTLPLTSDGIFGNQFDIKLKEKTERNKQLAEVFPDIKPAGGARSFKRKAPSTGTSDNSDGYAKKSKYDISFKIPKKAPGDYKSQGKQLNNKAPANKTWPSQRSGDVRTFKH; the protein is encoded by the exons ATGGGACTTATTACAACTTGTTATTTACAACAAGCAGTTGGAAATCTGCTAGACAATTTGGAAGCGGGTAAACCAAATTTAGATAGCGCAATTCAGAATGTTAGAGACATTTTTGCGTTATCCACCAAAACCTTGGACCAAATGGCCAGAACAGGTTCTTTTCACCATATGATTCGTCGCAGAGCGACAATGTACGACACCGGGCTTAGTGATTTGAAAGAATATGCAAATACTATTGTTactttgccgttaacatctgaTGGTATTTTTGGAAATCAGtttgatataaaattaaaagagaAAACTGAGAGGAACAAACAATTAGCTGAAGTGTTTCCAGATATTAAACCTGCAGGCGGTGCTCGTTCTTTTAAGAGGAAAGCTCCATCAACAGGAACTTCAGACAATAGTGATGGTTATGCAAAGAAGTCAAAATATGACATTAGTTTCAAGATACCTAAGAAGGCACCAGGAGACTACAAATCTCAAGGAAAGCAACTCAATAACAAAGCTCCAGCTAACAAAACTTGG CCATCACAACGTTCAGGAGATGTTCGGACATTCAAGCATTGA